In the genome of Terribacillus sp. FSL K6-0262, one region contains:
- the rsmI gene encoding 16S rRNA (cytidine(1402)-2'-O)-methyltransferase: MQSQKSFEQQDKGTLFIIPTPIGNLQDITLRALETLKQVHTVAAEDTRNTKKLFNHFEISTPLISYHEHNRKAREQMLLDLLGEGKNVGLVSDAGMPAISDPGQELVQASAEAGFPVVVLPGANAALVALVGSGLSTDAYQFYGFLPRKKKELTGELEKLRKVAATLIFYESPHRLKETLAALLAAFGDRRVALGRELTKRYEEFLRGTLQEALDWAASETVRGEFCLVVEGASEAEQLEEEQAFWQEMSVREHVEWYMENEGSSSKQAIKQVAVDRQLPKRDVYQAYHIG; this comes from the coding sequence ATGCAATCACAGAAAAGTTTTGAACAACAGGACAAAGGAACGCTGTTCATCATTCCCACGCCGATCGGCAACTTGCAGGATATTACGCTGAGAGCGCTGGAGACTTTAAAACAAGTACATACTGTTGCTGCAGAGGATACACGGAATACCAAAAAATTGTTTAACCACTTTGAAATTTCGACACCGCTCATCAGTTATCATGAGCATAATCGAAAAGCTCGGGAACAGATGCTCCTGGATCTGCTGGGGGAAGGAAAGAATGTCGGTCTGGTCAGCGATGCTGGTATGCCGGCTATTAGCGATCCAGGTCAGGAGTTGGTCCAGGCGTCAGCCGAAGCCGGGTTTCCGGTCGTTGTATTGCCGGGGGCAAATGCAGCGCTCGTCGCATTGGTCGGATCCGGACTTTCGACAGATGCCTATCAATTTTATGGATTCCTCCCGCGGAAGAAGAAGGAACTGACAGGTGAATTGGAGAAGCTTCGAAAAGTGGCAGCGACGCTGATTTTCTATGAAAGTCCGCATCGCTTGAAAGAGACACTGGCTGCCTTGCTGGCTGCCTTCGGTGATAGAAGGGTGGCACTAGGCAGGGAGCTGACAAAGCGGTATGAAGAATTCCTGAGAGGGACATTGCAGGAAGCATTGGATTGGGCAGCCTCTGAAACAGTGAGAGGGGAGTTCTGCCTTGTCGTTGAAGGAGCTTCGGAAGCGGAACAGCTGGAAGAAGAGCAAGCCTTCTGGCAGGAAATGAGTGTACGGGAACATGTCGAATGGTATATGGAAAATGAGGGTTCATCCTCAAAGCAAGCGATCAAGCAAGTGGCTGTGGATCGCCAGCTCCCCAAACGGGATGTGTATCAGGCCTATCATATCGGGTAA
- a CDS encoding AbrB/MazE/SpoVT family DNA-binding domain-containing protein: MKSTGIVRKVDELGRVVIPIELRRTLGINEKDALEIYVDDDRIILKKYKPNMTCHITGEISDDNLSLANGKLVLSREGAEELINEIQARLNK, translated from the coding sequence ATGAAATCAACAGGTATTGTACGTAAAGTAGACGAACTGGGAAGAGTTGTTATCCCGATCGAATTGCGCCGCACCCTAGGAATCAACGAGAAAGATGCTTTGGAGATCTATGTAGATGACGATCGCATCATCCTTAAAAAATACAAACCGAACATGACTTGCCATATCACTGGTGAAATCTCCGATGATAACTTGTCCTTGGCAAACGGTAAACTGGTTCTTAGCCGCGAAGGTGCAGAAGAGCTGATCAACGAAATTCAAGCACGTCTGAACAAATAA
- a CDS encoding GIY-YIG nuclease family protein, protein MAASEHLVYMLKCKDGSLYTGYTNALAKRLKQHAAGKGAKYTKGRGPFILVYLRGFDSRQAALREEYRIKQLPKHRKWALVQEGGKQNAITEKF, encoded by the coding sequence ATGGCAGCAAGTGAGCATCTCGTCTATATGCTGAAATGCAAGGATGGAAGTCTTTATACAGGATATACAAATGCGCTCGCTAAACGCTTGAAGCAGCACGCTGCTGGTAAAGGAGCAAAATATACAAAAGGCAGGGGTCCCTTTATCCTTGTTTATTTAAGAGGCTTTGATTCCCGGCAGGCTGCCCTTCGGGAGGAATACCGGATCAAACAGCTTCCGAAACATCGAAAGTGGGCTCTCGTCCAGGAAGGAGGAAAGCAGAATGCAATCACAGAAAAGTTTTGA